A single window of Larimichthys crocea isolate SSNF chromosome XII, L_crocea_2.0, whole genome shotgun sequence DNA harbors:
- the LOC113747010 gene encoding E3 ubiquitin-protein ligase TRIM21-like, with protein sequence MKVKVCQSVSSCSRDKSLCLSVKKSSTESIRFFSTKQQNLCQTLSVDMSAASCLLTEDQFLCSICLDVFTDPVSTPCGHNFCKTCITEHWNINVQCQCPNCKKVFSTKPELQVNTFISEMAAQFRQSAQQKASSSSSEQQVSKPGEVPCDVCTGTKLKALKSCLVCLVSYCETHLEPHLTTSGLKKHQLIDPVENLEGRMCTKHDKLLELFCKTDQMCVCMLCTVLDHKTHDVVPLKEEYEGKKTELEKTEAEIQQMIQKRRLKIEEMKRSVKLSKEDADREIADGVQVFTALKESVERSQAELIDTIKEKQRKTEEQAEGFIKELEQEISELKKRSTEVAQLSQSQDHLHLLQSFPSLNAAPPTKDWTEVSVRPPSYEGTVVRAVNQLEETLSKQMKLKRVQLFAVDVTLDPDTAHPWLILSDDGKQVKHGDVKKNVPDNPERFDYCVNVLAKQSFSSGRFYYEVQVKGKTEWTLGVARESINRKGEITLRPQNGYWTILLRNENEYNAAAGPSVRLALKSQPEKVGVFVDYEEGLVSFYDVDAAALIYSFTGCCFTEKLYPYFSPCLNHGGKNSAPLIISPVNHTE encoded by the exons atgaaagtgaaagtttgtcagagtgtcagcagctgcagtcgAGACaagtctctctgtttgtctgtgaagaaaAGTTCAACTGAATCCATCAGGTTCTTCTCaacaaaacagcagaatctCTGTCAAACACTG AGTGTAGATATGTCTGCTGCCAGCTGTCTGCTGACTGAAGATCAGTTTCTGTGCTCCATCTGTCTGGATGTGTTCACTGATCCAGTCAGCACACCATGTGGACACAACTTCTGTAAAACCTGCATCACTGAACACTGGAATATTAATGTCCAGTGTCAGTGTCCCAACTGTAAAAAGGTTTTCTCCACAAAACCTGAGCTGCAGGTCAATACTTTCATCTCTGAGATGGCTGCTCAGTTCAGACAGTCAGCTCAACAgaaagccagcagcagcagctcagagcaacAAGTTTCCAAACCAGGAGAAGTTCCCTGTGACGTCTGCACTGGAACCAAACTGAAGGCCCTGAAGTCCTGCCTGGTGTGTCTGGTCTCCTACTGTGAGACTCACCTGGAGCCTCATCTGACAACGTCAGGTCTGAAGAAACATCAGCTGATCGACCCTGTGGAGAACCTGGAAGGCAGGATGTGTACGAAGCACGATAAACTGCTGGAGCTGTTCTGTAAGACCGACcagatgtgtgtctgcatgctctGCACTGTTTTAGACCACAAGACACATGATGTTGTTCCTCTGAAAGAAGAATATGAAGGAAAGAAGACTGAGCTGGAGAAGACAGAGGCTGAAATTCAGCAGATGATCCAGAAGAGACGACTGAAGATTGAGGAGATGAAACGCTCAGTGAAGCTCAGTAAGGaagatgcagacagagagatagcAGATGGTGTTCAGGTCTTCACCGCTCTGAAGGAGTCTGTTGAGAGAAGTCAGGCCGAGCTCATCGACACCatcaaagagaagcagagaaagacagaggaacagGCTGAAGGCTTCATCAAAGAGCTGGAACAGGAAATCTCTGAGCTGAAGAAGAGAAGCACTGAGGTAGCACAGCTCTCACAGTCTCAagaccacctccacctcctccaaagCTTCCCGTCCCTGAACGCTGCTCCACCCACCAAGGACTGGACAGAAGTCAGCGTCCGTCCACCTTCATATGAGGGGACTGTGGTGAGAGCTGTGAATCAGCTGGAGGAGACGCTCAGTAAACAGATGAAGCTGAAGAGGGTCCAGCTGTTTGCAGTGGATGTGACACTCGATCCTGATACAGCACATCCCTGGCTCATCCTGTCTGATGATGGGAAACAAGTTAAACATGGTGATGTAAAGAAGAATGTCCCAGACAATCCAGAGAGATTTGATTATTGTGTTAATGTCTTAGCAAAGCAGAGTTTCTCTTCAGGAAGATTTTATTATGAGGTTCAGGTTAAAGGGAAGACTGAGTGGACTTTAGGAGTGGCCAGAGAGTCGATCAACAGGAAGGGAGAAATCACACTGAGACCTCAGAATGGTTACTGGACGATATTGTTGAGGAATGAAAATGAGTacaatgctgctgctggtccTTCAGTCCGTCTCGCCCTGAAGTCTCAGCCTGAGAAGGTGGGGGTGTTTGTGGATTATGAGGAGGGTCTGGTCTCCTTTTATGACGTTGATGCTGCAGCTCTTATCTACTCCTTTACTGgctgctgcttcactgagaAACTCTACCCATACTTTAGTCCATGTCTTAATCACGGAGGTAAAAACTCTGCCCCTCTGATCATCTCTCCTGTCAATCACACTGAGTAG
- the LOC109136697 gene encoding LOW QUALITY PROTEIN: E3 ubiquitin/ISG15 ligase TRIM25 (The sequence of the model RefSeq protein was modified relative to this genomic sequence to represent the inferred CDS: inserted 4 bases in 3 codons; deleted 2 bases in 2 codons): MKVKVCQSVSSCSRDKSLCLSVKKSSTESIRFFSTKQQNLCQTLKHSTGFLHKQQNLCQSLSVDMSAASCLLTEDQFLCSICLDVFTDPVSTPCGHNFCKTCITEHWNINVQCQCPICKKVFSTKPELQVNTFISEMAAQFRQSAQQKASSSSSEQQVSKPGEVPCDVCTGTKLKALKSCLVCLVSYCETHLELHLTTSGRKKHQLIDPWRTXGSRMCTKHDKLLEVFCKTDQMWVCMLCTYSDHKNTDVVPXKEEYEGKKTELEKTXAEIQQMIQKRRLKIEEMKRSVKLSKEDADREIADGVQVFTALKESVERSQAELIDTIKEKQRKTEEQAEGFIKELEQEISELKKRSTEVAQLSQSQDHLHLLQSFPSLNAAPPTKDWTEVSVRPPSYEGTGVS; this comes from the exons atgaaagtgaaagtttgtcagagtgtcagcagctgcagtcgAGACaagtctctctgtttgtctgtgaagaaaAGTTCAACTGAATCCATCAGGTTCTTCTCaacaaaacagcagaatctCTGTCAAACACTG AAACATTCAACTGGATTTCTCCACAAACAGCAGAATCTCTGTCAATCACTG AGTGTAGATATGTCTGCTGCCAGCTGTCTGCTGACTGAAGATCAGTTTCTGTGCTCCATCTGTCTGGATGTGTTCACTGATCCAGTCAGCACACCATGTGGACACAACTTCTGTAAAACCTGCATCACTGAACACTGGAATATTAATGTCCAGTGTCAGTGTCCCATCTGTAAAAAGGTTTTCTCCACAAAACCTGAGCTGCAGGTCAATACTTTCATCTCTGAGATGGCTGCTCAGTTCAGACAGTCAGCTCAACAgaaagccagcagcagcagctcagagcaacAAGTTTCCAAACCAGGAGAAGTTCCCTGTGACGTCTGCACTGGAACCAAACTGAAGGCCCTGAAGTCCTGCCTGGTGTGTCTGGTCTCCTACTGTGAGACTCACCTGGAGCTTCATCTGACAACGTCAGGTCGGAAGAAACATCAGCTGATTGACCCGTGGAGAAC TGGAAGCAGGATGTGTACGAAGCACGATAAACTGCTGGAG GTTTTCTGTAAGACCGACCAGATGTGG GTCTGCATGCTCTGCACCTATTCAGACCACAAGAACACTGATGTTGTTC TGAAAGAAGAATATGAAGGAAAGAAGACTGAGCTGGAGAAGA AGGCTGAAATTCAGCAGATGATCCAGAAGAGACGACTGAAGATTGAGGAGATGAAACGCTCAGTGAAGCTCAGTAAGGaagatgcagacagagagatagcAGATGGTGTTCAGGTCTTCACCGCTCTGAAGGAGTCTGTTGAGAGAAGTCAGGCCGAGCTCATCGACACCatcaaagagaagcagagaaagacagaggaacagGCTGAAGGCTTCATCAAAGAGCTGGAACAGGAAATCTCTGAGCTGAAGAAGAGAAGCACTGAGGTAGCACAGCTCTCACAGTCTCAagaccacctccacctcctccaaagCTTCCCGTCCCTGAACGCTGCTCCACCCACCAAGGACTGGACAGAAGTCAGCGTCCGTCCACCTTCATATGAGGGGACT GGTGTTTCCTAA